The Malus domestica chromosome 08, GDT2T_hap1 genomic interval GCTCGGTCCCGGCGGGAACAGAGTTAGGGTTTTGGAGGGCCCGAAACGCAAAGACGACGGCGCGAAGAAGCCGCCGCAGCAGACACCGAGGCCGAAAAAATCTGTACCGGAATTGCCGGAACCGGTGGTGCGGAGCGACGTGTCGGTGGACAGCACGTGCTCTTCGGACACGTCGTCGAGCGGTTACTCTGCGAAGACGGCGAGTCCTGGAAAGATTGTGAGGCGTAAGAGCTTGAGGCCGGCGAGGGTTGCTTCCGACGATGCCGAGGTGGCCAAGCCCGCCGGTCCGCCGAAACGGTGCGAGTGGATTACACCTCACGCTGGTAAATTTGCTGTGCTCTTTTTAGTAGTTTATATGGTGTTTGGCCGCCTAGAAAATTGATAAGAAAAAGAGGGGAAATTGGAATGTTTATTTGGAAAATTTGCCtaaatttagaaaattgatAAGAACTTTAAATTCTTTTCATTTGCCAAAGATATATTAGAATTGCTTATAACATGCATATAGTTGAGTTGAGAATCAAGAGCTTGTTTGGATGCGATTGAAAACCTTTTAGGAAAATATTTTTCGGTTCCAAAAGCACTAAGCAATTATGTGTTTTTTCCGGAAAgcatttaagtgttttttttcaggattttattgtatttttactaatgattggtttttaaaatatttttatcaaaaaccCTGCCCTCATTTTAAAAGCGCATCCAAACTTGAAATTTTGCAACATTTTGTTCAATTTGGATTGATTTGCCCGCTTTAATTGACACTATTATTTACTTAAATAGACCCGATTTATACTTGTTTCCACGACGAAGAATGGGGGGTTCCGGTGTATGACGATAAGAGGCTGTTTGAACTGCTTGTCCTTTCACAAGCTCTAGCGGAACTCAGCTGGCCGGAAATACTGCACAAGAGAGACATATTCAGGTATGCTTGTTTCACAACAATCACAACTGCCATGGTTCATTTCATTTAAGCGTTTCGGATGAAGTAATGTCAGTGTTTGAGATTATACTTTTATGCTGGTTTCATCCCTTGGCAGGAAACTTTTCGACAATTTTGATCCGTCCTCCATTGCGAAGTTTGAAGAGAAGAAACTACTGTCTCTCAAGGTGCTGTCCGAACAAAAGCTTCGTGCAATTGAAGAGAATGCCAAACAAATGCTCAAGGTAATCACTATTCAGTCAATGCACCTTGCGCCGTTGCTTAAGCTCACATTCATAGGGGAATTTTGCCGGTGAATTCCTTCTGAAATATAGGTTTCCATGCGATTCACTCGTTTTGCAGGTTCAGCAGGAGTTTGGTTCCTTCAGTAACTACTGCTGGAGCTTTGTGAACCACAAGCCCGTAAGAAATGGATTCCGTTATGCACGTCAAGTGCCGGTGAAGTCCCCAAAAGCTGAAGCCATAAGTAAAGATTTGATGAAGAGAGGCTTCCGCTGCGTCGGGCCTACTGTCGTTTACTCATTTATGCAAGTGGCGGGGATTGTGAACGATCATCTCGCAACATGCTTCAGGTTCAAGGAATGCAATGCAAATGCCAACGCAGACTCAAAACATAAGATTGAGAAGAAGACAGGAGAAGATGGCACTAAACTAACCGAAGCTACGAAGATCGGAGACCAGAAATGACCGAATTGACTGAGCCAAACTTCTTCGCTAATCGCACAAAATCTACATAATTTAGAAGTTACTGTAAGAAGGTGAAAAATCAGATGTTCTCTAGTAGTTTTTGCATGCTTTTATCATGTCTGTGTCATTAAACTAACTAGGTAAGAGTGTTATGCTTGCACAGTTGTATCTAAAAACCTTCTCATCCCTTGTAATTTGCTCTTCATTTAGTGTCCTGTAATAAATATCCGCTATTGTTTTGGTGTATTGCTTTGAATATTTTGCTCTCAATGGAAATTTTCGAGGCGTTACCCACACCGGCTTCGCTACGAAGGCGTCCCAAATGAATAACGTGATGTCATGTGTTTTAACGTTCTCACATGACATTCCGTGGTGTATACCTGATCTTTATAACATTGCAATACTTGATTCGAAATTACGTTTTGGAAAATATttctacaaaaaataaattaaaagtacATTTGAGAAAGAAAAACGATACACAACAACAATACCAATATCAAAATTAAAACATCTCAAACAAATTCGAAcggaaaaattaagaaataaaataacTTCAGATCTTACAGACAACAAGTATGGTTTGAGATACGCAGATTGACCCAGAAAGGGTTGTGGCAGATCGCCAACCTCTTTTCTCCTCATTATCTTTCATAACTCAGTTGCTCACACTTCGGGATTGGATTAAATCCGAGCCTTTCCATTCCCAAGCGTGAGCTCCAAGTCATCCAATCCCACCTCGTGAATCTTCTCTCCGATCCACGGCTTTACGTCCGGGATTTGATCCGCGGGAATATTCTGCTGAGGGAAAGCAGGCTTCACAAGACTGAAGGTCGGAGAGGCTGGCATTGCTGACAGAGAAGGAGCAAATCTCTGGAAGCAAACCCATTGTCCGGAATCGACGGTGGAAGCATCGGACTCGTCGCATTCGGGGATAGTGGCAGCTGTAGGATGAGGATGGTGTTGGCGGGTCGGGCTCGCTGGAGCGGAGACGGCGTAAAATGGGTAATCGAAAGAGGCCATGGACTGTTTGGCAATGGTGTCCCAGTTGGGAATTGGGTTGGGGCGTCTGCAGGTCGGGGAGGAGAGCG includes:
- the LOC103440512 gene encoding uncharacterized protein; the encoded protein is MAMSVASKLQSPICEPRAVLGPGGNRVRVLEGPKRKDDGAKKPPQQTPRPKKSVPELPEPVVRSDVSVDSTCSSDTSSSGYSAKTASPGKIVRRKSLRPARVASDDAEVAKPAGPPKRCEWITPHADPIYTCFHDEEWGVPVYDDKRLFELLVLSQALAELSWPEILHKRDIFRKLFDNFDPSSIAKFEEKKLLSLKVLSEQKLRAIEENAKQMLKVQQEFGSFSNYCWSFVNHKPVRNGFRYARQVPVKSPKAEAISKDLMKRGFRCVGPTVVYSFMQVAGIVNDHLATCFRFKECNANANADSKHKIEKKTGEDGTKLTEATKIGDQK